From Yersinia hibernica, a single genomic window includes:
- a CDS encoding DNA-directed RNA polymerase subunit alpha, producing the protein MQGSVTEFLKPRLVDIEQVSSTHAKVTLEPLERGFGHTLGNALRRILLSSMPGCAVTEVEIDGVLHEYSTKEGVQEDILEILLNLKGLAVRVQGKDEVILTLNKSGIGPVTAADITHDGDVEIVKPQHVICHLTDENAAISMRIKVQRGRGYVPASARIHSEEDERPIGRLLVDACYSPVERIAYNVEAARVEQRTDLDKLVIEMETNGTIDPEEAIRRAATILAEQLEAFVDLRDVRQPEVKEEKPEFDPILLRPVDDLELTVRSANCLKAEAIHYIGDLVQRTEVELLKTPNLGKKSLTEIKDVLASRGLSLGMRLENWPPASIADNE; encoded by the coding sequence ATGCAGGGTTCTGTGACAGAGTTTCTAAAACCGCGCCTGGTAGATATCGAGCAAGTCAGTTCGACGCACGCCAAGGTGACCCTTGAGCCGTTAGAGCGTGGCTTTGGCCATACTCTCGGCAACGCACTGCGCCGTATTCTGCTTTCATCTATGCCGGGTTGCGCGGTGACCGAGGTTGAGATTGATGGTGTACTGCATGAGTACAGCACCAAAGAAGGCGTACAGGAAGATATCCTGGAGATCCTGCTCAACCTGAAAGGGCTGGCGGTGAGAGTTCAGGGTAAAGATGAAGTTATTCTTACCCTGAATAAGTCTGGCATTGGCCCTGTGACTGCAGCCGATATCACCCATGATGGTGATGTCGAAATCGTCAAGCCGCAGCACGTTATCTGCCACCTGACCGATGAAAACGCAGCTATTAGCATGCGTATCAAAGTTCAACGTGGTCGTGGTTATGTGCCGGCTTCTGCCCGAATTCATTCGGAAGAAGATGAGCGCCCGATTGGTCGTCTGTTAGTAGACGCATGCTACAGCCCTGTAGAGCGAATTGCCTACAATGTTGAAGCAGCGCGTGTAGAACAGCGTACCGACCTGGACAAGTTGGTTATCGAGATGGAAACCAATGGCACGATCGATCCTGAAGAGGCGATCCGCCGTGCGGCAACTATCTTGGCTGAACAGCTTGAAGCTTTCGTTGACCTACGTGATGTACGTCAGCCGGAAGTTAAAGAAGAGAAGCCAGAGTTTGATCCGATCCTGCTGCGCCCTGTTGACGATCTGGAATTGACTGTCCGCTCTGCTAACTGCCTCAAGGCAGAAGCTATCCACTACATCGGTGATCTGGTACAGCGTACCGAGGTTGAGTTGCTGAAAACGCCTAACCTGGGTAAAAAATCTCTTACTGAGATTAAAGACGTGCTCGCATCACGTGGTCTTTCTTTAGGCATGCGCCTAGAAAATTGGCCACCGGCTAGCATTGCTGATAACGAGTAA
- the rpsD gene encoding 30S ribosomal protein S4 encodes MARYLGPKLKLSRREGTDLFLKSGVRAIDTKCKIEQPPGQHGARKPRLSDYGVQLREKQKVRRIYGVLERQFRNYYKEAARLKGNTGANLLQLLEGRLDNVVYRMGFGATRAESRQLVSHKAIMVNGRVVNIASYQVSPNDVVSIREKAKKQSRVKAALELAEQREKPTWLEVDAVKMEGVFKRIPERTDLSADINEHLIVELYSK; translated from the coding sequence ATGGCAAGATATTTGGGTCCTAAGCTCAAGCTGAGCCGTCGTGAGGGCACAGACCTGTTCCTTAAGTCTGGCGTTCGCGCGATTGACACCAAGTGTAAGATTGAACAACCACCTGGCCAGCACGGTGCGCGTAAACCGCGTCTGTCTGACTACGGTGTGCAGTTACGTGAGAAACAAAAAGTTCGCCGTATCTATGGTGTTCTAGAACGTCAATTCCGTAACTACTATAAAGAAGCAGCACGTCTGAAAGGCAACACAGGTGCAAACCTGTTGCAACTGCTGGAAGGTCGTCTGGATAACGTAGTTTACCGTATGGGCTTTGGCGCAACTCGTGCTGAATCACGTCAGCTGGTTAGTCATAAAGCTATCATGGTAAATGGTCGCGTTGTTAACATCGCTTCTTATCAGGTATCTCCGAATGACGTAGTCAGCATCCGTGAGAAAGCTAAAAAGCAGTCTCGTGTTAAGGCAGCTTTGGAGCTGGCTGAGCAGCGTGAAAAGCCGACTTGGCTGGAAGTTGATGCTGTTAAGATGGAAGGTGTGTTCAAACGTATTCCTGAACGTACTGATCTGTCTGCGGACATTAACGAACACCTGATCGTCGAGCTTTACTCCAAGTAA
- the rpsK gene encoding 30S ribosomal protein S11: MAKAPIRARKRVRKTVSDGVAHIHASFNNTIVTITDRQGNALGWATAGGSGFRGSRKSTPFAAQVAAERCADAVKEYGIKNLEVMVKGPGPGRESTIRALNAAGFRITNITDVTPIPHNGCRPPKKRRV, from the coding sequence ATGGCAAAGGCACCTATTCGTGCACGCAAGCGTGTAAGAAAGACAGTCTCTGACGGTGTGGCTCATATCCATGCTTCTTTCAACAACACCATCGTTACCATTACAGATCGTCAAGGTAACGCATTGGGTTGGGCAACAGCAGGTGGTTCCGGTTTCCGTGGATCTCGTAAGTCTACTCCGTTTGCAGCGCAAGTTGCAGCAGAGCGCTGCGCTGACGCAGTGAAAGAATACGGTATCAAGAATCTGGAAGTTATGGTTAAAGGACCTGGTCCGGGCCGTGAGTCTACTATCCGTGCGTTAAACGCGGCTGGTTTCCGCATCACTAATATTACTGATGTGACTCCGATCCCTCATAACGGTTGTCGTCCGCCGAAAAAGCGCCGCGTATAA
- the rpsM gene encoding 30S ribosomal protein S13 has protein sequence MARIAGINIPDQKHTVIALTAIYGIGKTRSQAICVAAGIAENVKISELSEEQIEKLRDEVAKYVVEGDLRREVTLSIKRLMDLGTYRGLRHRRGLPVRGQRTKTNARTRKGPRKPIKK, from the coding sequence GTGGCCCGTATAGCAGGCATTAACATTCCTGATCAGAAACATACCGTTATCGCGTTAACTGCGATCTACGGCATCGGTAAAACTCGCTCACAGGCTATCTGTGTTGCGGCGGGTATTGCTGAAAATGTTAAGATCAGTGAGCTGTCTGAAGAGCAAATCGAGAAGCTGCGTGACGAAGTTGCCAAGTACGTTGTAGAAGGTGATCTGCGTCGTGAGGTGACCCTGAGCATCAAGCGTCTGATGGACCTTGGGACTTATCGTGGTTTGCGTCATCGTCGTGGTCTACCAGTTCGCGGTCAGCGTACTAAGACCAACGCACGTACCCGTAAGGGTCCGCGTAAACCGATCAAGAAATAA
- the rpmJ gene encoding 50S ribosomal protein L36, translating into MKVRASVKKLCRNCKIVKRNGVVRVICSAEPKHKQRQG; encoded by the coding sequence ATGAAAGTTCGTGCTTCCGTCAAGAAATTATGTCGTAACTGCAAAATTGTTAAGCGTAACGGTGTCGTTCGCGTAATCTGCAGTGCCGAACCAAAGCATAAACAGCGTCAAGGCTGA
- the secY gene encoding preprotein translocase subunit SecY, with translation MAKQPGLDFQSAKGGLGELKRRLLFVIGALIVFRIGSFIPIPGIDATVLAKLLEQQRGTIIEMFNMFSGGALSRASIFALGIMPYISASIIIQLLTVVHPALAEIKKEGEAGRRKISQYTRYGTLVLAIFQSIGIATGLPNMPGMQGLVINPGFAFYFTAVVSLVTGTMFLMWLGEQITERGIGNGISIIIFAGIVAGLPPAIAHTIEQARQGDLHFLLLLLVAVLVFAVTFFVVFIERGQRRIVVNYAKRQQGRRVYAAQSTHLPLKVNMAGVIPAIFASSIILFPATIASWFGGGTGWNWLTTISMYLQPGQPLYVLLYASAIIFFCFFYTALVFNPRETADNLKKSGAFVPGIRPGEQTAKYIDKVMTRLTLIGAMYITFICLIPEFMRDAMKVPFYFGGTSLLIVVVVIMDFMAQVQTLMMSSQYESALKKANLKGYNR, from the coding sequence ATGGCTAAGCAACCAGGATTAGATTTTCAAAGTGCTAAAGGCGGATTAGGCGAACTGAAGCGCAGACTTTTGTTTGTTATCGGTGCGCTTATTGTTTTCCGTATCGGCTCTTTTATTCCGATTCCTGGTATCGATGCCACTGTGCTTGCTAAATTGCTCGAGCAACAGAGAGGCACCATCATTGAAATGTTTAACATGTTCTCTGGTGGTGCTCTCAGTCGTGCTTCTATCTTTGCCTTGGGTATCATGCCGTATATTTCGGCATCGATTATTATCCAACTGTTAACGGTGGTTCATCCGGCGCTGGCAGAAATAAAGAAAGAAGGGGAGGCTGGCCGTCGTAAGATTAGTCAGTATACCCGCTATGGCACGTTGGTATTGGCGATATTCCAATCTATCGGTATTGCTACCGGTTTACCGAATATGCCTGGGATGCAAGGTCTGGTAATCAATCCAGGCTTTGCTTTCTATTTTACCGCTGTTGTTAGCTTAGTCACCGGGACTATGTTCCTGATGTGGCTGGGTGAACAGATTACTGAACGGGGTATCGGCAACGGTATCTCAATCATAATCTTCGCTGGTATCGTTGCGGGTCTTCCACCTGCGATAGCGCATACCATCGAGCAAGCTCGGCAAGGCGACCTGCACTTCCTCCTGTTGCTGTTGGTTGCAGTATTAGTGTTTGCAGTAACCTTCTTCGTTGTTTTCATTGAACGTGGTCAGCGTCGTATCGTCGTTAACTATGCTAAACGTCAACAAGGTCGTCGTGTTTATGCAGCACAGAGCACACACTTACCGCTGAAAGTGAATATGGCCGGGGTTATCCCAGCAATCTTCGCTTCTAGCATAATTCTGTTCCCGGCCACGATTGCATCATGGTTTGGGGGTGGAACAGGTTGGAACTGGCTGACGACTATTTCGATGTATTTGCAGCCGGGACAGCCGCTTTATGTGTTACTCTATGCATCTGCAATCATCTTCTTCTGTTTCTTCTACACGGCGTTAGTATTCAATCCGCGTGAAACAGCAGATAACCTGAAGAAGTCCGGTGCATTCGTGCCAGGAATTCGTCCGGGAGAGCAAACGGCGAAGTACATCGATAAAGTAATGACGCGTCTAACCTTAATTGGTGCTATGTATATTACTTTTATCTGCCTGATCCCGGAGTTCATGCGTGACGCGATGAAAGTACCATTTTACTTTGGTGGTACCTCCCTACTTATCGTAGTGGTGGTCATCATGGACTTTATGGCTCAAGTGCAAACTCTGATGATGTCGAGTCAATATGAGTCTGCATTGAAGAAAGCAAACCTGAAAGGCTATAACCGCTGA